DNA from Geobacillus vulcani PSS1:
CGGAAATCGAGCGCATCGGCCGGCTCGTCAATTACATTGAATAGCAGGCAGCGCCCGGCAGAAAGCGTGGTATCGGGCGTTCAGAGCGAAAGGGGAGAGGATCGTGCCGCACTTTGTCTTAGAATACACGGCCAATCTCGGCGAAGAGGCCGATATTCGCGGCTTGCTTGAAAAAGTTCACCGTGTGCTGATCAAGCGGAGCGATTGGTTTCCCGTCGGCGGCATCCGCTCGCGCGCCATTCGGCTTGACGAGTACTATGTGGCTGACGGGGCCGAAGACGATGCGTTTGTGCACGGGACGCTGAAAATTGGCGCCGGGCGTCCGGAACAGGTAAAAAAAGAAGTCGGCGACGAGCTGTTTGCCGTGATGAAAGACCATTTCGCCCCGCTGTTTGCCAAACGCTATTTGGCGCTGTCGCTTGAGCTGTATGAATTCAGCGAGGCGGGGACGTATAAACACA
Protein-coding regions in this window:
- a CDS encoding 5-carboxymethyl-2-hydroxymuconate Delta-isomerase, coding for MPHFVLEYTANLGEEADIRGLLEKVHRVLIKRSDWFPVGGIRSRAIRLDEYYVADGAEDDAFVHGTLKIGAGRPEQVKKEVGDELFAVMKDHFAPLFAKRYLALSLELYEFSEAGTYKHNNIHARYRAQQ